From the genome of Flavobacterium luteolum, one region includes:
- a CDS encoding isoprenyl transferase, with amino-acid sequence MNLIESIDHKNLPKHLAIIMDGNGRWAKQQGFLRAFGHENGTKSVKEIIKTSAKLGIEYLTLYAFSTENWNRPKLEVQALMKILINSLKKELVTLEENNIRLNAIGNLDKLPKTAQKELLDVMEKTKNNTRLTLTLALSYGSREELVNAVKAISDKVKNNIISIDTIDDSIINEHLYTQNLPDVDLLIRTSGEHRISNFLLWQIAYAELYFTNVLWPDFKDQDLYEAIISYQKRERRFGKTSEQIK; translated from the coding sequence ATGAATTTAATAGAATCAATAGATCACAAAAACTTACCTAAACACCTTGCCATTATCATGGACGGCAACGGACGCTGGGCAAAACAACAAGGCTTCCTGCGTGCATTTGGCCATGAAAATGGAACAAAATCTGTAAAAGAAATAATCAAAACCTCGGCTAAACTTGGAATTGAGTATTTAACTTTATACGCTTTTTCTACAGAAAACTGGAATCGTCCTAAACTGGAGGTGCAAGCCTTAATGAAAATATTGATTAATTCATTAAAAAAAGAACTTGTAACCCTTGAAGAAAACAATATCAGACTTAACGCAATTGGAAATCTTGATAAATTACCAAAAACAGCCCAAAAAGAACTTTTGGATGTTATGGAAAAAACCAAAAACAATACTCGTTTAACTCTTACCCTCGCTTTAAGTTATGGCTCCAGAGAGGAATTGGTAAATGCCGTAAAGGCAATTAGTGATAAAGTTAAAAATAATATAATTTCAATAGACACTATTGACGATTCAATTATAAATGAGCATCTTTACACGCAAAATTTACCAGACGTAGATTTATTAATACGAACAAGTGGAGAACATAGAATAAGTAATTTTTTGCTGTGGCAGATTGCCTATGCAGAATTGTATTTTACTAATGTCTTGTGGCCAGACTTTAAAGACCAAGATTTATATGAGGCTATTATTAGTTATCAAAAAAGAGAACGTAGATTTGGAAAAACCAGTGAACAAATTAAATAA